In a single window of the Prochlorococcus marinus XMU1412 genome:
- a CDS encoding PD-(D/E)XK motif protein yields the protein MEVKEKNPWGKIPPGKKAIPVFTDPKIQRRFLWAIDEEKNHCLLFETKEDKTIIPPKKNLPKLRGLSINEIISKRKFLKITLLDITQLEIFAELCCLLINASVNEESEQGTLSVLLRRCWRWVNLLAGKRDNKLPNSAQKGLIGELYFLSEILINKKNISPEMALESWQGPLGGSKDFDLKENQIEIKAKRTISKPKIKISSEDQLEENPETNLFLAVFGIDFSESKESKDLSEWCLYVEQEIEKRNPNLISQFNNLISEYGFDWEDDYTESKWEIKEIVYYKVTNDFPKIVGSKLSSGIDDVSYSLDMNELKDFEISKEDVLKAI from the coding sequence ATGGAAGTTAAAGAAAAAAACCCTTGGGGAAAAATACCACCTGGCAAAAAAGCTATTCCAGTTTTTACTGATCCAAAAATTCAAAGACGATTCCTTTGGGCTATTGATGAAGAAAAGAATCATTGCTTATTATTTGAAACCAAAGAAGATAAGACTATTATTCCTCCCAAAAAAAATTTACCTAAATTAAGAGGTCTTTCAATTAATGAAATTATTTCTAAAAGAAAATTCCTGAAAATTACTCTTTTAGACATAACACAATTAGAAATATTCGCAGAATTATGTTGCTTGCTTATTAATGCAAGTGTAAATGAAGAAAGTGAGCAGGGTACTTTATCAGTTCTTTTGAGAAGATGTTGGAGATGGGTTAATTTACTTGCAGGCAAAAGGGATAATAAGTTACCTAATTCTGCTCAAAAAGGTTTAATTGGGGAACTTTATTTTTTAAGTGAGATCTTAATAAATAAAAAAAATATTTCGCCTGAAATGGCTTTAGAAAGTTGGCAAGGGCCTTTAGGTGGAAGCAAAGACTTCGATTTAAAAGAAAATCAAATAGAAATCAAAGCAAAAAGAACTATTTCAAAACCAAAAATTAAGATTTCCTCTGAAGATCAGCTTGAAGAAAATCCGGAAACAAATTTATTTCTAGCAGTATTCGGTATTGATTTTTCTGAATCTAAAGAAAGCAAAGATCTTAGTGAATGGTGTTTATATGTTGAGCAAGAAATTGAGAAAAGAAATCCAAACTTAATTTCTCAATTTAATAATTTAATTTCAGAGTATGGATTCGATTGGGAGGATGATTACACAGAATCAAAATGGGAAATAAAAGAAATTGTTTACTATAAAGTTACAAATGATTTTCCAAAGATTGTAGGTAGTAAATTATCTTCGGGAATTGATGATGTTTCTTACTCTTTGGATATGAATGAACTAAAAGATTTTGAAATAAGTAAAGAAGATGTTCTCAAGGCAATTTAA